A window of the Podospora bellae-mahoneyi strain CBS 112042 chromosome 6, whole genome shotgun sequence genome harbors these coding sequences:
- a CDS encoding hypothetical protein (EggNog:ENOG503P1XX; COG:G; CAZy:AA9), translating into MKSILALTTALLATTGVQAHYIFQQFTSGGTKHAAWKYVRKNSNPAWLQNGPVTDLSSTDLRCNVGGQVSNGTETVTMKAGDEFTFTLDTAVYHAGPVSLYMSKAPGLVKDYDGSGQWFKIYDWGPSGNSWPMRISYTSNIPRCIPDGEYLLRIQQLGLHNPGAPPQFYISCAQVKVTNGGSTNPSPTALIPGAFKSTDPGYNVNIYSGSMANYQVPGPAVFKC; encoded by the exons ATGAAGTCCATCCTTGCGCTTACTACAGCCTTGCTGGCCACCACCGGCGTGCAGGCTCACTACATCTTCCAACAATTCACCTCCGGCGGCACCAAGCACGCCGCCTGGAAGTACGTCCGCAAAAACTCCAACCCAGCCTGGCTCCAAAACGGCCCTGTCACAGACCTCTCCTCGACCGATCTCCGGTGCAATGTCGGAGGGCAGGTGAGCAATGGGACCGAGACTGTGACCATGAAGGCGGGGGATGAGTTCACTTTCACGCTCGACACGGCGGTCTACCACGCCGGACCGGTGTCGTTGTACATGAGCAAGGCGCCGGGCTTGGTCAAGGATTATGACGGGAGTGGGCAGTGGTTCAAGATTTATGATTGGGGACCGAGTGGGAATTCTTGGCCGATGAGGA TTTCGTACACTTCGAATATCCCAAGATGCATCCCCGACGGGGAGtacctcctccgcatccAGCAGCTCGGTCTTCACAACCCGGGAGCGCCGCCGCAGTTTTACATTAGCTGTGCGCAGGTCAAGGTCACGAATGGGGGGAGTACGAACCCGAGTCCTACGGCGTTGATTCCAGGGGCGTTCAAGAGTACTGATCCGGGGTATAATGTTAAC ATCTACAGTGGTAGCATGGCCAACTATCAGGTTCCTGGACCTGCGGTG TTCAAGTGCTAG